In Channa argus isolate prfri chromosome 15, Channa argus male v1.0, whole genome shotgun sequence, the DNA window aaccccaaaactattaaatgtggattattaaatatcagatctctctcttctaaatctcttagtaaatgacttaataagtgatcatcaattcgatttattttgtctcactgaaacttggttgcagcaggaagaatatgtcagtttaaatgagtcaacccccccaagtcatattaattatcatgttcctagaagcacaggtcgaggtggaggagttgcagcaatcttccattgtagcttataaATTAACCCTacacctaaacatagttataactcatttgaaagccttactcttagcctttcacacccaaactggaaaactcaaaaaccactattatttgttatcgtgtaccgtcctccagtcccttattcagagtttttgattgaattttctgattttctatctgatttagtgcttagtacagataaagtcattatagtgggtgactttaacattcatgtagatgctgacagtaactgcctgagcactgcgtttaattcattattagattcaattgtttttcccaaaatgtaaataaacccactcactgttttagtcacacgttagaccttgtccttacgtatggaattgaagcggataatttaaccatatttcctcacaactctcttctgtctgaccattttttaataacatttgaatttacaataacagactatatagcagttaggggaAAATTcaactatagcagatgcttaagtgaaaaagctgtcaacaaatttaaagaaattatttcttcatcatttgcttcaccatatgttaatacaatggaaagtagtttccttaatgtttctcctgcacaagtagattatcttgctGACAATTCTGCAGCATCACTACATACATTACTCGATAGTGTttcccctctgaaaaagaaggcagtaaaccagcagaggtgatctgCATGGTATAGTTCagaaacacgcaacttaaaacaggcaacacgaaagttggaaaggaagtggcgttccagaaatttagaagaatctcatttagccgggaaaaatagtttaaaaatgtacaaaaaagctctccgtgatgccagaacagcatattattcatcattaatagaagaaaacaagaacaacccccggtttctgttcagcactgtagccaggctgactaagagccatagttctgttcagcctactattcccttaactttgagcagcaatgacttcatgaccttctttatgaataaaattgtagctattagagaaagaattcaccagatcctccccccaaaaattacagatagatcttcatgtacagcagtgctagagtcatcgataaggccccaatccctgttagactgctttttacccatagatctctctgagctaacttctattattacctcatctaaaccaacaacctgtctgctagaccctattccaactaagctgctcaaggaagctttacccttacgttcatattagatatcatcaatctatctttcgaaacaggctatgtaccacaggcttATAAGGTAGCTgaaattaaaccactacttaaaaaaccctgtcttgacccaggtgtgttagccaattacagaccaatatctaatctcccctttatttctaaaataattaaaaaagtagtcgcaaaacaattatgtgatcaccttcataggaataatttgtatgaagactttcagtcaggatttacagttcatcatagtacagaaacagcactggtaaaagtcaccaacgatcttctcatggcctcagatactggactcatctctatacttgttctgttagatcttagtgctgcgtttgataccattgatcataacattttattacagagactggaacatgaaattgggattaaaggaactgcactaggttggtttaaatcctatctgtctgatagatttcaatttgttcatgttaatgatgaatcctccatgcacacaaaggttagctatggagttccacaaggctctgtgttaggaccaatactttttactttatatatgtctccttcaGGCAAcgttattagaaaacactccataaatttccactgttaataaagcttcatgcctacaagacataaaggcctggatgtcccacaattttttacttttaaactcagacaaaactgaagtcatagtatttgggcccaaaaatctcagagatatgatgtccaaccatattgttacactagatggcataagtctggcctccagtactactacaaggaaccttggagttatttttgatcaggatctgtcctttaactcacatatataacaaatctctagaacagccttcttccacctacggaacattgccaaaattaggagcatcctgtctcaaagtgatgccgaaaaactggtccatgcatttgttacctctaggttggactactgtaattccctactttcaggatgccccagtaactccctaaagagcctgcaattaatccaaaatgctgcagcaagagtgctgactggaactagcaagagagatcatatttcaccttcactagcttctctccattggcttcccattaaatctagaatagaatttaaaaccctgcttcttacatataaagctctgaatggtcaggctccatcatatatagaagacctcatagcaccatatcatcccagtagaccacttcgctctcagaatgcaggcctacttgtagttcccagaatttccaaaagtagaatgggaggtagagcctttagctatcaagctcctctcttgtggaaccagctcccagttcagattcgggaagcagacacactctctacttttaagtctaggcttaaaaccttcctttttaataaagcatatagttagttatagttatgctgctataggcttagactgctgggggacccaccccccaatgcactgagctcctttcctcctcttgaccatctctcctctcctctcatccagcaattgtcaccactgtatgtcattaactctgtgtgttctctcccgtagttgtctttgtcctcctctgtccccctctctctgtccctttctgcaggtgtcccccggctttgaagctgtgtgtcttccagcgtgaagctactgatcctaccaatctgcccgatgttttgttgttgcttttgttgctctgttcttttctctctctcctttccactcaccccaaccggtcgaggcagacggccgtccaccctgagcatGATTCTGCCGGAGGTTTCTtacgttaaagggagttttccctctccactgttgcctatggcttgctccagggggaattgttgggttctctttatatatctttataatcttgactttattctgtaaagtgccctgagatgactttgttgtgaattggcgctatataaataaagttgaattgaagttgaattaaatgtattaataataactaattgATGCCTTTATTGCTTTCAGCACCTTCAAAACTTGTTCCACATTCCATAATACCTAAAACAAAGACCTATTCTGGTGATGTTAGAAGAAATTATACaacttttgatttaatattCAGTTTGAGGGACATATGGGTCCCAGTGAAACATGGGACAGACATTAAGGacaagtgcaaaaaaataaatatatgcaaaaaccAAAATTATTTGAGAATTTGAGATTTTTAACAAGACGAAATGTGTCTGAATCAGACTGACTCAGCTGAGCGATGGCTcacattgtatgtttgtttcacagcagcagtcagcTGGACACACATTTTACTCAGCATTTTACTCCATGATACACAGTTAAAGGTGATGTGTCAGCCTGACTACATGTCCTCTTTTCTCCAGAGACCTGACATCACGGGCTCATTGGAACCGATCTTCTACGGTGATGACAAAGGACAGGAAGTACTCGACAACACTGACTACAGTGATCGGATCAATGTGACTTTGGACTATCAGGAAACTCAACTCACCATCCAGAATGTCCAGCTCTCTGACAACAGGCAGTTTATCTGCCACGTGCAGGAGAAGGTCTTTGGGTTTGCTGTGGTCACGACCGATCTCAGAGTGTTTGGTAAGGAAACCCACCAAACATTAAATGGATTTCAGATTAGCTGTTGTTTAAAGGAACATTCCAATCTGTGAGAtttgtaattattctttttctaactCAGCTCCTCCAGACGCCCCAGTGATCAAGGGTGTTATGACAGGAATATCTGTGACCAATGAGATGCCATCTAAGGTGGGCCTACTTAATCTTAGACACTGTTAGTCCCTGAAATCAAGTTTCCTGTACAGTGCTGCTAAAGATTGGCCAATGTGACTTTCCATCCAGGTTGCATCATGTGAGGTTCGTAACAGCTTCCCTGAGCCCAACATCACCTGGTACAAGAACAGCATGCCACTGATGTCCTCAGCAGGACGTAAGTGCAAAGTGTAGATGAGACACTGTGTCTGGGTCTCACCTGTATCACACTTTGAATTTTCTGTTAGCAATCGAAGCTGTTAATGtgaagcatcagtgtgtttctatTAAAGCCTGATAGCAGCTGTAGTCTTGCCAGGGTTGTAATCATGAGGACCAGATGTCTAGATCACCTAATTACCAGCTGACAGCGACAGAGAAACAGTTGGAATATGCACTTTGTGACCTCTACAGCAATAGGTGTCAGTTTCATAGAACTTCTGTCCATTGTTACACTAAACATCTGTATTGTGTTTGACAGATGCAAATGTGAGCAGAGATCCCAGAGGCTTTTTCTCCGTCCAGAGCACATTGGAGTATAAAGCGGTGAGGGAGGATGAAGATGCCTATTTCTCCTGTGAGGTCAGCTTCTTTGTCCCAGGAGGCGTCAGAACGTTGGAGTCCAACAGCGTCAACATCACTGTTTACTGTGAGTTAACGTTGAGCCTTTCTTGGAAATGACcttgtaaaatgactttagcAGCTCGCTGAATAAGCCTTCttaatttgagtgtgtgtgtgtgtgtgtttagacccTAGCACCAAGGTGGAGATGTGGAGGGAGTCGCCCCAGGGCTTGGTCAAAGAGGGGGATACAGTGGAGCTGCGTTGCCATGGTGACGGCAACCCCCCTCCATCcttcattttccacagaaaacaagtaaGTTTCACAGTACGTGGTGTAATATCGGTTCGGCCTTGTCTGCCTCCATCTCTACTTTCAAATACCGTGGGTTTAGATATTGGGCCTAAATATATTGTCGGCCCACTGAATCCCCCTAATGGAGTCTGTTGGGAATTGCAGCTGCATTGTTTCACCACATGATGAGTATCACATGCAGtgtgcaacattaaaacttGAAATCCAGTAAGGTTAGGGAAACTATTCTTTTTACACTCCCTGTCCCCTTGAGATTGTTGGCGTTAGCTAGTAACATTCCACAACATGGACAGAGATGacaactttcattcatttttgagcAGGACCAGGATGTGGACTTGGAGAGCAGTGGCCACGTGTTGATCCTGTCACCGGTGTCACGAAACCACAGCGGAATCTATCAGTGTCGCCCTCTGGACTCTGACGAATACGCAGACGTCAAAGGAGAAATTCAGCTCCCTGTGCACTGTGAGAAgtggcctcacacacacacacaaagactccaCCTCCATACTGATTGTCTCATGTGAAAGAAAGCGATAAATCCATTCCTACAGcatttgatttccttttctttgctgtttgttgtgttcagaTTTGGACCCAGCTGTTGTGGTGCCAAAAGACTCAGAGGTGATGCTCAAAGGGGAAGATCTGACTGCAACCTGCAATGCCCTGtcctctctgaaaacacacactgtctggtACAAGGTATGTACACAGTAGACCAGAGACTGGATTGAAAATCTTActgaaaacagtagaaaagaaaaggataatGAATATGTTTAGATGATGTGAAAGCTAATAAATAgctgcattagtgtgtgtgtttatggtttacATGTGTGTAGGATGGGAAGCAGGTAGGCACGGGAAACACACTGCACCTGCAGGACGCCACCTATGGAACAACAGGACAGTACCATTGTGAGGTCTCTGCTCCCTCCTTCCCGGCCTTGCACAGCAGCGGCTCTGTTCACATCATTGTACGAGGTCAGTGGCCCCACACGGCTCCCTAGCtcagccacctcctcctctttttctcacattccAAACCTACCATAAAAAGGTGAACTGGACCCTTTCAGGTCACTGGAGGGCTTTTCatgtgaaacatctgtgcaggaAGCGTTGACTTCCACTGACACTAGCTCAGCATTAAAGGAGAGTAGATATGAACTGGgatgtttgagggttaagaatTTCAATTCTAAGGTGAGGTGAGGGCAAAGGGCTGAGGAAATGCTTTATGTCACTCagcaaatatatgtgtgtgtgggtgtgtctagGTGGTCCCCAGCTGGTTGGAGAGGATcaggaagtgcagctggagGAGGCAATAGGCAGGATGGTGAACCTGAGTTGTGAGGCTGAAGGCTCTCCACTGCCCAGCATCTCCTGGAACATCATCGGCACCCAGGTCACCAAGAAGGCTCACGACACAGCACTAACCTGCTTCTGTTAGAGGAGCTTTGTTTGTAGTCATGTCAATGGTGggagcagtgtttttcattgaaGCCCTCAAATTTCTCTCATGGTAGAGTCCGACTTCCAACTTACCCAGATTTGGGGGCTGATTCTAGTCATTGTAGAGTTTCCTGCTTTCTTCTTGTACATAGATCGTTTCTCTGTAGGTGCAGGAGCCATTATTTCTGAATGAATACAAAGAGAATACAAAGAGTGTCATTATTTAAGatgatgtttgctttaaattcaaatgagatacGCAGCCTGATGGGATGAAAATTCCACTCACTTTCACTTCTCATGAAGAAACGTTTGTTCTGGTACAGATGCAAagctttgcacccaactgtagttATACCAGCTGTGAAGAGCATTTCTATTGTGccaatataaaacacatggtTTCTTCATCaacaaggtgtgtttgtgtctccacaGAACTGGAAGGAGGTGGTAAGAAAGTCGAACGAGTACGTGGCTCAGAGTGTGGTGTCAGTAAATGTCACCTCGGACATCAGAGCTCTTTGCAACGTTTGCAATGACGTGGGCACTGAAGTCAAAGCTTTCAACATTAAAGCCAGTAAgagcttctctctcactttccatGTATGAGTGgatggattattaaaaaagggGCCATTTAGCGAGTGAACCATTAATCTTTATTCTCAGTTCTCTAGTGCAGGGAACAACCAGGTTTTGAATTGTTGAATTGAtttcatgttattcatttttccatcatattggaaaaaaacaaacaaaatagcacAACCACAGTAAAGTCAGAACATTGTGCTTCTGTATGTGTTTCACCAATTCTAAGTGTATGAAATCTGGAATAACCAGCAAAAGGTTTTTCATACAgcatttgagttattttggaTTGAAAGTTTCAAAGCCTGTTTGAAAAGTTTTGGTCACTGTCGGGCTTTAATGGTACAGGCAGTAGAATGTGGCTTCTAACTAGGGACCAAACTAGCGATTGTACATTAGGGGATGAACTAGGAGACGTAGGGTGACCTCAATGCTCATTAAGGTTTAAACTGCTAAATCAAGTTTAAAGGCTCTGAAAACCAATTTTGTTAATCCTTTACTTGGACAAACTCTCACTCTctaagtgttgtttttcttcctcacagtTCCCAGTGTCACCACACCAGCTCCCTTCACTCCTGGTAAGAGTTTTGCCCTGACAGCTCTTTTGTCAGATGCCTTTTCCCCTTTCCCCTTTTATGTCCCggaattttgaaaaaacaaaaataagctgaaTACATGTAGTGTTGATTCTCTCTtgagaaatattaataaaataaatgtttgtttgcttgtctaAATATCCACTGATGTCCTGAGGGGCTGAACCTCTTCCAGGTGTTACATGATCAGTTTGACTTAACTAAAAATACTTGTACAATCAGAGGAAACTAGTGTTTACTAGTGGAAAATCTAATAATCAAtcatgtataataaaatatgtatgcgTGATAGAATAAATACCACAATcttagtttttaacaaattcaaacatctgatctgaacAATAGAATTCAGGAAAAGGGGGCTGaagtcattgggtgagaggcagggtacagcccggacaggtctccagtctgtctcagggccatcacagagagacatacagagaaagaccatcatcacaatcacattcactgctacaggtcatttagtcaccaattaacctaacatcatgtctttggactgtgggagaaaactggagtaGCTGGaggaatgtatgtatgtatggatgTATTCAAAGATAAGCCAAAAAGTGctctacaaataaagaaaccaaactaTTTTATGTGGTTGGTACACAGTGAAGCAAAGGTCAAATCCTCTTAAACACCGCAGCTGTCAAAGTAGCAGCTCAGAGATGAGAACAATTGTTAGATGAAGTGAACTAACAGGATTTTcttgctctctgtgtttgtgtgttcatgcagcTAAGGGCAGTGGGGTGATCATAGTAGTCATCatactgtgtctgctgctgctggccatCAGCAGTGTCCTCTACTTCCTGTATAGGAAGGGAATTATCCCACCTGGACGCTCAGGGAATCTGGACATGTGAGTATTGTCTCTGCTActcagtacagtaaatatgtattaatcctcagaaagaaaaagaaaatgtcgtCATGTAGTCTTCAACAAATGCACTGTTAAATCCTGGGACTGTatccaaaatgttcaaattatgaGTCAAGTGGACCTGGGAAGACTTATTGTGCCAATCCTTCTTTCTGTCAACAGCATCTCAGAGGAGACCGCCATAAATGACATTGTGATAGAGATGAAGAACATTGAAGATAATGAGGAATCTGTCGACCTAATGCTCatcaacagagacagaaatggcCCTGATGACCAGTTAGCTATTGTAGTGGATGAATAGTTCAGGATAAAACAGgaaccacaaaccacaaaaatgaGGCTGCAATGTTCATTATTCCCCAACAGACATGTTTACTTTTCTTGTGTTACACCAGTCGTGGGGCTACGTTGTGAGGTCAGACCTGAAGAAGGCACAAGAGAAATCTAAATGAATGGGGATGTGTAGTTTTGTGATTTGTCTCATAAATGTGCACCAGCTGCCAACATGCAGAAAACTAATATTTGCTCTTTGTAGAAATAATGCAATGTTCTGGGGCTGAAATTTAGAGATAAATACGTCTTTAATGCACTAGCAAAATGATTCAGGGGTCAAAGtttcctcattttctctttcagataAGTTTGGCCAACTATTggtttgttattattgtttgttattattattgtttattgttttgatcCATAGGAGCAGGAGTTATTTCACATAACAGAGCTTGTAAGTAATGTGGTGTCAGTCTGATTTTAACAATGCTCACATTTGCAGCATTAACACTAAtcacatgttttctctttgttttaagttggtaaataatacattatttgctttagtttaaaacttaatgttgaaattgttctttttccaaaatgtgtgtaaattcagtagagtacatgtgatttattgatgcttgtgtgtttctgctttgcaagAAACTaaggtcaaataaaaatgtttgatttaaagacaggctatttcttttctattgacATTTGTCTCTAACGTATAAAAGAGTAGTTGGAATAGAAGCAGTAGGCCCCAAGCTGCCCTTCTCACTGCAaatcaattcaaacatttattatccATTTAGAATAAAGTGTTCAACCAACACTTTGAACAAATTACAGACATTAATTATGTGTAGAAGAATCTATTCTTCTAAGACCATTAAAGTCAAACAgtcatattaatgttgtggatgaTCAGCATATTGTATAAAGGAAGATGGTTATTTAGTGCATTTCAGAGGTGGTGTGAGATCACTTTTGTTCACTTTGGACTGAGAAATGCTCTTTccacatttccaaaaatattctTCAAAATAATCTATAGATACAGTGAACAGAGATGCAGCATCCAATGGCTTTTAGTCATAATGGACAAACCACACAGATccaatgaagaaataaaacgtGGCAGCAAATGAATGTGgagtattattaaaatgtacacaGCAATAAAGTAATGAAGAGAACTTTTTAGTTCATATTGAAAAGGCtaattattatgttatgttatatatattataccACCTATGATATTCATCAGCAGACCAGCAGAGTTTACCAGTAACTGTGAGGATGAGTGTGTGGGAGACAGCAGACACTCTGGCACTGACCACAGGAAGGACTTGGGGACAGAGGTGGGACTGAAAGGATTCTTATGGATTTTTTTGGCCAactgaattaaatatttctgaCGCACCACAAGCATTTActaagtgtaaaatgtaaaatataaatcaaaggAGCTTCTTAAAATGTTGGCTCAAATCAAAAATCTAATTCCTTCTATtaacagtgtttcattttatctGGATGAATTATTGCATGTTGGGTAAACAGTTGTCCTTGTTTGGTTGATTTAGATTTGAAAAAGGTGGGTAGTTGTTTGAACTTCAAATATATGTCAGCTTCATTTCACTCTGTTGTATGAAAtctatttgatttcatttgttttttgctctgcttgtttctgctctCCCCACTCACTCACCTGTTCCAAGTGCACCGTATGTTCAATCCCCTGCTGTCTCCAGCTACAATGCTCGATCTCCCCCCTTCTATCGCTCTGTAAACTGCAACCTGAACTCAGACTCCCCAACCTTTGAATCACCAATCATCTATTTCCACCATTATCAATAAACTATCTTATACCTTCCCCTTGTG includes these proteins:
- the LOC137100529 gene encoding cell surface glycoprotein MUC18-like, producing the protein MAFLHRTFLPLFLHFCLFNCSAWTKGELTTQETVEVYLGDSAQILCQYNVTDGNNQPSDLFVQWFVRPDITGSLEPIFYGDDKGQEVLDNTDYSDRINVTLDYQETQLTIQNVQLSDNRQFICHVQEKVFGFAVVTTDLRVFAPPDAPVIKGVMTGISVTNEMPSKVASCEVRNSFPEPNITWYKNSMPLMSSAGHANVSRDPRGFFSVQSTLEYKAVREDEDAYFSCEVSFFVPGGVRTLESNSVNITVYYPSTKVEMWRESPQGLVKEGDTVELRCHGDGNPPPSFIFHRKQDQDVDLESSGHVLILSPVSRNHSGIYQCRPLDSDEYADVKGEIQLPVHYLDPAVVVPKDSEVMLKGEDLTATCNALSSLKTHTVWYKDGKQVGTGNTLHLQDATYGTTGQYHCEVSAPSFPALHSSGSVHIIVRGGPQLVGEDQEVQLEEAIGRMVNLSCEAEGSPLPSISWNIIGTQNWKEVVRKSNEYVAQSVVSVNVTSDIRALCNVCNDVGTEVKAFNIKAIPSVTTPAPFTPAKGSGVIIVVIILCLLLLAISSVLYFLYRKGIIPPGRSGNLDIISEETAINDIVIEMKNIEDNEESVDLMLINRDRNGPDDQLAIVVDE